In a single window of the Flavivirga spongiicola genome:
- a CDS encoding glycoside hydrolase family 3 N-terminal domain-containing protein has translation MTYKDKSEPIEVRVKDLLSRMTIEEKVAQTLCIYAKKGNFQDEQGHFDENKVKKLLLSGAGRIAEVGFVEDTPKKMAELTNKLQAFYLEESRLGIPVIFHEECLHGQMVKEATSFPQPIALAGSWNPQLIQDVYALVAEETRSRGGHHALTPVADVAREPRWGRVEETFGEDTYLVSKMTVAATKGFQGEKGNFNTKKNVIATLKHFVAHAQPEGGSNCAPVNVSERVLREVFFPPFQDAINEAGAMSVMASYNEVDGLPSHKNKWLLDDVLRKEWGFEGFTVSDYYAVYQLKQRHNVAIDEKEAAFQAFSAGIDVEMPFDECYHHLTDLVKEGRISEAYLDKVVSRLLAYKFRMGLFDDPYVDPEYADSICGSEQQRSLALKAACEAITLLKNDNEILPLNTSKIKTIAVIGPNANEVLLGGYSGKPKFYTTVLDGIKEKVGDTIDILYAEGCKITEPGDWEETDEVIASNSENDKKGIAEAIKIAERADVVILAIGGNALTSREAWNEDHLGDRPSLELVGSQNDLAKAMVETGKPIVSLLFNGKPLSINYVHNNIPAILECWYLGQETGKAVADVLFGDFNPSGKLPISFPRSVGHIPSYYNHKPNDRRGYLFDEVSPLYAFGFGLSYTTFKYSNLNLEKTHIDKNESTRLSVNVENTGNVSGHEVVQMYIHDCVSSVTRPVKELKGFEKVYLKPGETKTITLDITPKELAYWDAGMNFVVDPGTFNIMVGTSSKANDLKTITLTVIS, from the coding sequence ATGACATATAAAGATAAGTCTGAGCCAATAGAAGTAAGAGTAAAAGATTTACTCTCAAGAATGACTATTGAAGAAAAAGTAGCCCAAACACTATGTATTTATGCTAAAAAAGGGAATTTTCAAGACGAGCAAGGCCATTTTGATGAAAATAAGGTAAAAAAACTTCTTTTAAGTGGCGCAGGAAGAATTGCTGAGGTTGGTTTTGTTGAAGACACTCCTAAGAAAATGGCAGAATTGACCAATAAACTTCAAGCATTTTATTTAGAAGAATCCCGATTAGGAATTCCTGTTATATTCCATGAAGAGTGTTTACATGGGCAGATGGTAAAAGAAGCGACTAGTTTTCCACAACCAATTGCGCTAGCAGGAAGTTGGAACCCTCAATTAATACAAGATGTCTATGCGTTGGTTGCAGAAGAAACCAGAAGTCGCGGTGGACATCATGCATTAACACCAGTTGCCGATGTGGCAAGAGAACCGCGCTGGGGCCGTGTAGAAGAAACTTTTGGAGAAGACACTTATTTGGTAAGTAAAATGACAGTTGCTGCTACCAAGGGCTTTCAAGGAGAAAAAGGAAATTTCAATACAAAAAAGAATGTTATAGCAACACTAAAACACTTTGTTGCACATGCACAACCAGAAGGAGGTTCTAACTGTGCGCCGGTAAATGTCTCAGAAAGAGTTTTAAGAGAAGTCTTTTTTCCGCCCTTTCAAGATGCTATTAATGAAGCCGGAGCTATGTCTGTTATGGCATCTTATAATGAGGTAGACGGATTACCATCACATAAAAACAAATGGCTTTTAGATGATGTATTAAGAAAAGAATGGGGATTTGAAGGATTCACGGTTTCCGATTATTATGCAGTTTATCAACTGAAACAGCGTCATAATGTAGCAATCGATGAAAAAGAAGCCGCATTTCAGGCATTTTCGGCAGGAATCGATGTAGAAATGCCTTTTGATGAATGCTATCACCACCTAACAGATTTAGTTAAAGAAGGACGCATCTCGGAAGCCTATTTAGATAAAGTAGTTAGCAGGTTATTAGCATATAAATTTAGAATGGGGTTGTTTGATGATCCTTACGTAGATCCCGAATATGCAGATTCAATTTGTGGTAGTGAACAACAAAGATCTTTAGCACTTAAAGCGGCTTGTGAAGCTATAACCCTATTGAAAAATGACAATGAGATATTGCCATTAAACACATCAAAAATAAAAACCATTGCAGTTATAGGACCAAATGCTAACGAAGTTTTATTAGGAGGTTATAGCGGCAAACCAAAATTTTATACTACTGTATTAGATGGGATCAAAGAAAAAGTTGGGGACACTATAGACATACTTTATGCCGAAGGATGTAAAATTACAGAGCCTGGTGATTGGGAGGAAACGGATGAAGTTATAGCAAGTAACTCCGAAAACGATAAAAAAGGCATTGCCGAAGCCATTAAAATAGCCGAAAGAGCAGATGTGGTTATTCTTGCTATAGGAGGAAATGCATTGACCTCACGTGAGGCCTGGAATGAAGATCATTTAGGAGACCGTCCTAGTTTAGAACTTGTAGGCAGCCAAAATGATTTAGCTAAAGCCATGGTTGAAACAGGAAAACCTATAGTTTCATTACTGTTTAATGGGAAACCTTTAAGTATAAATTACGTACATAACAACATCCCTGCAATATTGGAATGTTGGTACCTAGGACAAGAAACAGGTAAAGCCGTTGCCGATGTGTTATTTGGAGATTTTAACCCTAGTGGAAAATTACCCATATCATTTCCTCGCTCTGTAGGGCATATACCATCTTATTATAACCATAAACCGAATGACCGTCGTGGTTATTTGTTTGATGAGGTAAGCCCGCTTTATGCCTTTGGATTTGGCTTGAGTTATACCACTTTTAAATATTCAAATTTAAATCTGGAAAAGACTCATATTGATAAAAATGAATCTACAAGACTTTCGGTTAATGTAGAAAATACAGGAAACGTTTCTGGGCATGAAGTTGTACAAATGTATATTCATGATTGCGTATCATCCGTAACACGTCCTGTAAAAGAACTAAAAGGGTTTGAAAAAGTATATTTAAAACCAGGAGAAACAAAAACCATTACTTTAGATATTACACCAAAAGAATTGGCTTATTGGGATGCAGGTATGAATTTTGTAGTAGATCCAGGTACTTTTAATATCATGGTTGGGACGTCTTCAAAGGCTAATGATTTAAAAACGATAACCTTAACCGTAATATCATGA
- a CDS encoding APC family permease, which yields MTKLSKSLSLYGLTMIVIGACIGSGIFLTPSQIAGHLTLPSLIILVWIVGGVLSLTGALTYGELGGMFPKAGGVYVYLKEAYGTMAGFLFGWAYFTVINTGTIAALAIAFTNYFDFLFPMSASGELIVTIAAIIMVSVINIFRVKLVEMFTNIFTGLKLLGIIAIISIGFIWGTYSIMDGSTAEVQKSVLETNTWSSFGLALIGVLWSFSGWHHVSYLSGEAKNAKRNIPLAMIIGTLIVSVVYLLTNLSFMALLPISEIANSDSVAADAISSIMASGGVIIAVLIVISTFGTALINTMAAPRIYYVMAEDGVFFKGLAKIHAKYKTPANAIIAQALWSIIIVIIWGTFEAVITYVVFIDWIFFVLVACIVILFRFTRKDAIRPYKTIGYPIIPIIFIATATIFVGNTLINNPLYAGVGLLFLGLGLPVYYYFKKQKLN from the coding sequence ATGACAAAATTAAGTAAATCACTTTCGCTTTATGGATTAACAATGATAGTAATTGGTGCCTGTATAGGGTCTGGAATTTTCTTGACACCTTCTCAAATAGCAGGCCACCTTACATTACCATCACTTATTATTTTAGTCTGGATTGTTGGAGGTGTTTTATCTTTAACAGGTGCATTGACTTATGGCGAATTAGGAGGCATGTTTCCCAAAGCCGGAGGGGTATATGTGTATTTAAAAGAAGCCTATGGTACCATGGCAGGGTTTTTATTTGGATGGGCCTATTTTACAGTTATTAATACCGGAACTATAGCTGCATTGGCTATTGCTTTTACAAACTATTTTGATTTTTTATTTCCTATGAGCGCCTCTGGGGAATTAATAGTTACTATAGCCGCAATTATTATGGTTTCAGTAATTAATATTTTTAGGGTAAAGTTGGTAGAAATGTTTACCAATATTTTTACAGGTTTGAAATTACTAGGAATTATTGCCATTATTAGCATAGGGTTCATTTGGGGGACTTATTCCATAATGGACGGATCTACAGCAGAAGTACAGAAAAGTGTTTTAGAAACGAATACATGGAGCTCTTTTGGCTTAGCACTAATAGGCGTATTATGGTCATTTAGTGGGTGGCATCATGTTTCTTATTTATCTGGAGAAGCAAAAAATGCGAAAAGAAACATACCACTTGCTATGATTATTGGAACGCTTATCGTTTCTGTGGTCTATTTATTAACCAATTTAAGCTTTATGGCATTATTACCAATATCAGAGATTGCTAACTCAGATAGTGTAGCTGCCGATGCCATTAGTAGTATCATGGCATCAGGAGGTGTCATTATTGCAGTTCTTATTGTTATCTCAACATTTGGTACAGCACTCATAAATACGATGGCAGCACCTCGAATTTATTATGTCATGGCAGAAGATGGTGTATTTTTTAAAGGCTTGGCAAAAATACATGCTAAATATAAGACACCGGCAAATGCCATTATAGCTCAAGCCTTATGGTCTATAATCATTGTAATTATATGGGGAACCTTTGAAGCGGTGATTACCTATGTTGTTTTTATCGATTGGATCTTTTTTGTTTTAGTAGCATGTATCGTCATATTATTTAGATTCACAAGAAAAGATGCTATTCGACCATATAAAACTATTGGATATCCAATAATCCCAATCATATTTATAGCTACGGCTACAATTTTTGTTGGAAACACATTAATTAATAACCCATTATATGCAGGGGTAGGTTTACTTTTTCTTGGGTTGGGTTTGCCAGTTTATTATTATTTTAAAAAACAAAAGCTAAACTGA
- a CDS encoding amidohydrolase codes for MKTKGLFYIIIFLVLQNGFSQERDVFKLIEKVVEKEQQLNLKLYKHLHQNPELSFQEKETSKRMALELKTLGFDVTEGIGGYGVVGVFKNGSGPTIMLRTDLDALPLKEKTGLSYASTEKAMLEKKEVSVMHACGHDIHMVSFIGTAKTLIKLKAYWSGTLFMLAQPAEERGGAKLVLNDGLFEKFSTPDYALAYHVSPTIQAGKIGYTSGPAWAKVNTLEITVRGLGGHGAKPHKAIDPIVLSSRIILAIQTITSREISAIEPAVITVGAIHGGSKHNIIPEEVHLMLTLRSCSEDVALHMINSIQRICNGVAESAGLPEDKYPIIIEVDESLPPGINDPELTARVADLLKSKMDDNIIKEAPVMSSEDFYRFGNTPEHIPLTMLRLGSVSANKILNFKAKEEPLPSLHSSFYAPDPELTIKTGIVGMSFSIIKLMEDFNNKLKK; via the coding sequence ATGAAGACAAAAGGACTATTTTATATCATTATTTTTTTAGTACTCCAAAATGGGTTTTCTCAAGAAAGAGATGTTTTTAAACTCATAGAAAAGGTGGTAGAAAAGGAGCAACAATTAAACTTAAAACTTTATAAGCATTTACATCAAAATCCAGAATTATCATTTCAAGAAAAAGAAACTTCAAAACGGATGGCATTAGAATTAAAAACTCTTGGTTTTGATGTAACAGAAGGTATTGGAGGCTATGGTGTTGTAGGCGTTTTTAAAAATGGAAGCGGACCTACCATTATGCTGCGAACAGATTTAGATGCCTTACCACTTAAAGAAAAAACAGGGCTCTCTTATGCAAGTACAGAAAAGGCTATGTTAGAGAAAAAAGAAGTTTCTGTAATGCATGCTTGTGGACATGATATACACATGGTTTCGTTTATAGGAACAGCAAAAACCTTAATTAAGTTAAAGGCATACTGGAGTGGTACATTATTTATGCTTGCACAGCCGGCTGAAGAACGAGGAGGAGCAAAATTGGTATTAAATGACGGGCTCTTTGAAAAATTTTCAACACCAGATTATGCCTTAGCATATCATGTAAGTCCTACAATACAAGCAGGTAAAATTGGTTACACCTCTGGCCCTGCATGGGCAAAAGTTAACACTTTAGAAATAACGGTTAGAGGTTTAGGTGGCCATGGAGCGAAACCTCATAAAGCTATAGACCCTATTGTATTATCGTCAAGAATCATATTAGCCATACAAACAATTACAAGTAGGGAGATTTCTGCAATTGAACCGGCCGTTATAACCGTTGGGGCCATTCATGGAGGAAGCAAACATAATATAATTCCAGAAGAGGTTCACCTTATGCTAACATTACGTTCTTGTTCAGAAGATGTCGCTTTACACATGATAAATTCAATACAACGAATTTGTAATGGCGTAGCCGAATCGGCAGGATTACCAGAAGATAAATATCCTATTATTATTGAGGTAGATGAAAGTTTGCCCCCAGGGATTAATGATCCGGAATTAACAGCACGAGTAGCAGATTTATTAAAAAGTAAAATGGACGATAATATTATTAAAGAAGCTCCAGTAATGAGTTCTGAAGACTTCTATCGTTTTGGTAATACTCCAGAGCACATACCCTTAACAATGTTACGATTAGGAAGTGTTTCTGCAAATAAAATCCTTAATTTTAAGGCTAAGGAGGAGCCTTTGCCTTCTCTACACTCATCATTTTATGCTCCCGATCCAGAACTAACCATTAAAACAGGTATTGTTGGAATGTCATTTTCAATCATTAAGCTAATGGAAGATTTTAACAATAAATTAAAAAAATAG
- a CDS encoding sialate O-acetylesterase, with translation MNTYLKLIIGLILFNTVFAHADITLPRLFGNDMVLQRNQDIKIWGWADSKEKITISFLGEQYTTRANRKGIWEVVLPPQKAGGPFKLEVSGKNTIKLQNILIGDVWICSGQSNMYFRTAAAKNSYRDINNATNKNIRLFQIEKDAHYQPKKDITTGKWLECNPETVKSFSAVAYFFGRDLHKEIGVPIGLIHASWGGSGIQAWMDGATIKKFSDYTEEVNKIEKTPDYFDQLFSTYKKNGGSLLINKLFKKDPGFKDDGETLDLDFFSRTDWSKIQVPGYWEDLGVKDFNGSIWYRKRFELPETYADNDLILDLGWIDDYDFTFFNGKRIGSRTYKGSGRKYTISKDIVKTGENEILVCVYDLDWKGGFWGPRKSNLKIKDDKTFLNVDLQGLWDYKLGLDNKDFNTDGLNWNKQPTKRSTPTFLYNAMISPLTKYGIKGAIWYQGESNAGNANEYSKLLPAMIDGWRSKWNQANFPFLIVQLANYGPLADSPVESNWADQREAQFSTLKTPNTGLAVTIDIGNTMDIHPTNKQDVGHRLMLSSLKVAYNKNVVHSGPTYKSMEIIDNKIVIHFENTGSGLIAKDKFGYLKEFAIAGNDKKFVWAKAFVEGNKIIVFNEDVSNPVAVRYAWSDNPLEANLYNKEGLPAIPFRTDDWDDAKQALINNEQTLYNLKVDANLQDWDDSYFVKGLNEPWRLKNKDSTIFDYIITDKHFYFYFKTKDSTLTISDFKKELSVAEGDRVELFFSSKKDISNYYCAEINPKGEVLDYNAKHYRKFNDKWNFNSLQVSTLILDKEYIVEGRISLKELKSLGLVNEIYLGIFRADYLNKDKVNWYTKTIPDSKFPDFHISSAFEKISLK, from the coding sequence ATGAATACATACTTAAAATTAATAATTGGACTTATCTTATTTAACACCGTTTTTGCTCATGCAGATATTACATTGCCAAGATTATTTGGAAACGATATGGTACTTCAGCGAAATCAAGACATTAAAATTTGGGGATGGGCAGATTCTAAAGAGAAAATTACCATTTCGTTTCTAGGAGAACAATATACTACGCGTGCTAATAGAAAAGGAATATGGGAAGTTGTATTACCTCCTCAAAAAGCAGGTGGCCCTTTTAAATTAGAAGTGAGCGGGAAGAATACTATAAAACTACAAAATATTTTGATTGGAGATGTTTGGATTTGTAGCGGACAGTCAAATATGTATTTCAGAACTGCTGCAGCTAAAAATTCCTATAGAGATATTAATAATGCTACGAATAAAAATATACGTCTTTTTCAAATTGAAAAGGATGCACATTATCAACCAAAAAAAGATATAACAACAGGAAAATGGCTGGAATGTAACCCGGAAACAGTAAAATCATTTTCTGCAGTAGCATACTTTTTTGGCAGAGATTTACATAAGGAAATTGGAGTTCCGATAGGTTTGATACATGCATCGTGGGGTGGTTCCGGTATTCAGGCTTGGATGGACGGAGCCACTATCAAAAAGTTCTCTGACTATACGGAAGAAGTTAATAAAATAGAAAAAACGCCAGATTATTTTGATCAATTGTTCAGCACTTACAAAAAAAATGGAGGAAGTCTACTTATAAACAAGTTATTTAAAAAAGATCCTGGTTTTAAGGATGATGGAGAAACATTGGATCTTGATTTTTTTAGCAGAACAGATTGGAGCAAGATTCAAGTTCCTGGTTACTGGGAAGATCTGGGAGTCAAAGATTTTAATGGATCCATATGGTATAGAAAACGGTTTGAACTACCAGAAACCTATGCTGACAATGACCTTATACTTGATTTGGGATGGATAGACGATTACGATTTTACCTTTTTTAATGGTAAAAGAATCGGCTCAAGAACTTACAAAGGTTCTGGACGTAAATACACTATTTCGAAAGATATTGTAAAGACCGGAGAGAATGAGATTTTGGTTTGTGTTTATGACCTTGATTGGAAAGGAGGGTTTTGGGGACCGAGAAAATCTAATCTTAAAATAAAAGATGATAAAACATTTTTAAATGTTGATTTACAAGGTCTATGGGATTATAAACTAGGACTGGATAATAAAGATTTCAATACAGATGGTTTAAATTGGAATAAACAACCCACTAAAAGAAGTACGCCAACATTTCTTTATAATGCCATGATTTCTCCATTAACTAAATATGGAATAAAAGGCGCTATATGGTATCAGGGAGAAAGTAATGCCGGCAATGCCAATGAATATTCAAAACTGTTACCTGCCATGATAGATGGTTGGAGAAGCAAATGGAATCAGGCCAATTTCCCTTTTTTAATAGTGCAATTGGCTAATTATGGACCTCTAGCTGATAGTCCTGTAGAAAGTAATTGGGCAGATCAAAGAGAAGCACAATTCAGTACACTCAAAACGCCAAATACAGGTCTGGCGGTTACTATAGATATAGGAAATACAATGGATATTCATCCAACGAATAAGCAAGATGTAGGGCATCGTTTAATGTTATCTTCCTTGAAAGTTGCCTATAATAAAAATGTTGTTCATTCGGGGCCTACCTATAAATCGATGGAAATAATCGATAATAAAATAGTAATCCATTTTGAAAATACTGGTAGTGGTCTTATTGCAAAGGATAAATTCGGTTATCTCAAAGAGTTTGCAATTGCCGGAAACGATAAGAAGTTTGTTTGGGCAAAAGCCTTTGTTGAAGGGAATAAAATTATTGTTTTTAATGAAGACGTTTCAAATCCGGTTGCAGTAAGATATGCCTGGTCTGATAATCCATTAGAGGCTAATCTTTATAATAAGGAAGGACTTCCGGCTATACCTTTTAGAACAGATGATTGGGATGATGCAAAACAAGCCTTAATTAATAATGAGCAAACGCTATACAATTTGAAGGTTGATGCCAATTTGCAAGATTGGGATGATAGTTATTTTGTAAAAGGACTAAATGAACCATGGCGTTTAAAAAATAAGGACAGTACGATTTTTGATTATATAATAACAGATAAACATTTTTATTTTTATTTTAAAACCAAGGATAGTACACTTACAATATCAGACTTTAAGAAAGAGTTGTCAGTGGCAGAAGGAGACAGAGTAGAGTTATTTTTTTCCTCAAAAAAAGATATATCCAATTATTATTGTGCCGAAATTAATCCAAAAGGTGAAGTGTTAGATTATAATGCTAAACACTATCGTAAATTTAATGATAAATGGAATTTTAATTCGCTTCAAGTTTCGACATTAATTTTAGATAAGGAATATATTGTGGAAGGCAGAATAAGTTTAAAAGAATTAAAATCTTTGGGACTTGTAAATGAAATCTATTTAGGCATTTTTAGGGCAGATTATCTAAATAAGGATAAAGTCAACTGGTATACCAAAACGATACCGGATTCAAAGTTTCCAGATTTCCATATTTCATCGGCTTTTGAAAAGATTAGTTTGAAATAA
- the xylA gene encoding xylose isomerase, which produces MKTKLIMGDKEYFPNIKKISFEGIQSNNPMAFQYYDENRVVAGKTMKEHLRFSVAYWHTFCGTGEDPFGPGTQHFPWLENEDPMQRAKDKLDAAFEFFTKLGVPYYCFHDRDMAPEGKTVKESKENLKTLVRLAKQKQEESGVKLLWGTTNVFSHPRYMNGAATNPNFEVVAQAAAQVKSALDATVELGGENYVFWGGREGYFSLLNTNMKREIEHLAMFLSKARDYGRSIGFKGTFLIEPKPMEPTKHQYDFDTATVIGFLEKYNLADDFKVNIENNHATLAQHTYAHEVQTAYDSGAFGSLDINQGDPHNGWDTDEFLFNLYDAVEIMLVILSEGGLGKGGLNFDAKTRRSSTDLEDIFIAHIHGMDIMARALLIADDILENSEYLKLKKDRYKSFDSGDGLKFEKGDLSLEELSLLASKIGEPEQISGKQELYQSIINRFIK; this is translated from the coding sequence ATGAAAACAAAACTTATAATGGGGGATAAAGAATATTTTCCAAACATTAAAAAGATTTCTTTTGAAGGCATACAGAGCAATAATCCTATGGCCTTTCAATATTATGATGAAAATAGAGTTGTTGCAGGAAAAACAATGAAAGAGCATTTGCGCTTTTCAGTAGCCTATTGGCATACGTTTTGTGGAACAGGGGAAGATCCTTTCGGACCGGGAACACAACACTTTCCATGGTTAGAAAATGAAGACCCTATGCAACGTGCTAAAGATAAATTAGATGCTGCATTTGAATTTTTTACTAAACTGGGAGTACCATATTACTGTTTTCATGATAGAGATATGGCTCCAGAAGGAAAAACAGTTAAAGAATCAAAAGAAAACCTTAAAACTTTAGTCAGGTTAGCAAAACAAAAACAAGAAGAATCCGGAGTTAAGTTACTCTGGGGAACAACCAACGTATTTTCACATCCACGGTATATGAATGGGGCAGCAACAAATCCAAACTTTGAAGTTGTTGCACAGGCAGCCGCTCAGGTAAAATCCGCATTAGATGCTACGGTTGAATTAGGCGGTGAAAACTACGTGTTTTGGGGTGGTAGAGAAGGTTATTTTTCGCTGTTAAACACCAATATGAAGCGTGAGATTGAACATTTAGCAATGTTTTTATCTAAGGCTAGAGATTATGGAAGAAGTATTGGGTTTAAAGGTACTTTCTTAATTGAGCCTAAGCCTATGGAGCCTACAAAACACCAATACGATTTTGATACAGCAACCGTCATAGGGTTTTTAGAAAAATACAATTTAGCAGACGATTTTAAGGTGAACATAGAAAACAATCATGCTACCTTAGCTCAACATACTTATGCGCACGAAGTACAAACGGCGTATGATTCAGGAGCTTTTGGAAGCCTCGATATTAATCAGGGAGACCCACATAACGGCTGGGATACTGATGAGTTTTTATTTAATTTGTACGATGCTGTAGAAATTATGCTCGTTATTTTGTCAGAAGGAGGTTTAGGAAAAGGAGGGTTAAATTTTGATGCTAAAACGAGAAGAAGTTCAACCGATTTAGAAGATATTTTTATTGCACATATTCACGGTATGGATATTATGGCGAGAGCCTTACTTATTGCTGATGATATTTTGGAAAACTCAGAATATTTAAAGCTAAAAAAAGACCGCTATAAGAGTTTCGATTCTGGAGACGGCTTAAAATTTGAAAAAGGAGATCTTAGCTTAGAAGAATTATCGTTATTAGCAAGTAAGATAGGAGAACCAGAACAAATAAGTGGAAAACAAGAGTTGTACCAATCAATAATCAATAGATTTATAAAATAA